A stretch of Lentibacillus sp. JNUCC-1 DNA encodes these proteins:
- a CDS encoding endonuclease MutS2, translated as MNERIQYVLEFNKIIEQLKSHAQTAPGKELCAHTAPLTELDQVRHLHAETDEARHILRLNESIPLGGIVDVRPSLKRSQIGGMLNASECLDISTTLYGGRQAKRFLADLEAEIPLLKDFAEEITPLRELEREINNCIDDHGYMMDSASSQLRGIRSAIRTFESRIRERLESYLKSNSNQLSDAIVTIRNERYVLPVKHEHRSAFGGIVHDQSASGQTLFMEPRSVVDLNNQLQEKKAQEAQEIERILRHLSNEVAVHASELDQNVRTLGEIDAISARAKLGEVMKGALPKLNADGFIKMQQARHPLIPENEVVANDIELGKDYTAIVITGPNTGGKTVTLKMLGLCTLMAQSGLQVPALDGCEMAVFKDVFADIGDEQSIEQNLSTFSSHMTNIVDILERVDHEALVLFDELGAGTDPQEGAALAISILDDVISRGARIVATTHYPELKAYGYNRDQVINASVEFDVASLRPTYRLLLGVPGRSNAFDISKRLGLDESIINHAKSHIGVESKNVENMITSLEKSRNQAEKAYEEAHYVLEESENLKKDIEKAWNEFQQKREQLYQKAEEKAAQALKNAKEEAEAIVEDIRQMKTEAGLKEHKWIEAQKMFESAQPELTERKPAAPSPAAGKAKQIEPGDDIKLLSVNQQGVVLEKIDQETYLVQVGIMKVKVNRSDIQPIKRSKQVEEKPMARVKGSAYHVGIELDLRGERYEEAMIKLEKYIDDALLAGHSQVSIIHGKGTGALRNGVQEFARNHAHISNYRAGKMEEGGSGITILQFG; from the coding sequence ATGAATGAACGGATTCAATATGTATTGGAATTCAATAAAATAATTGAGCAATTAAAAAGCCATGCTCAAACTGCTCCAGGGAAAGAATTATGTGCCCACACGGCGCCATTGACGGAATTGGATCAGGTGCGCCATCTGCATGCTGAAACAGATGAGGCCCGGCACATCCTTCGTTTGAATGAATCCATTCCACTTGGTGGCATTGTTGATGTTCGTCCAAGTCTTAAGCGAAGCCAGATCGGCGGCATGCTGAATGCAAGTGAGTGCCTGGATATCTCCACAACCTTATATGGGGGACGTCAGGCCAAACGATTTTTGGCAGATCTTGAAGCTGAAATTCCGCTTTTAAAGGATTTTGCCGAAGAGATAACACCGCTGAGAGAACTGGAAAGAGAAATTAATAATTGCATTGATGATCATGGTTATATGATGGATAGTGCCTCAAGTCAATTGCGGGGGATACGTTCTGCCATCAGAACATTTGAATCCCGCATTCGAGAGCGACTGGAAAGCTATTTAAAATCAAACAGCAACCAGCTGTCTGACGCTATTGTAACGATTCGAAACGAACGTTACGTGCTGCCTGTTAAGCATGAGCATCGCTCTGCATTCGGCGGTATCGTTCATGATCAATCTGCTTCAGGGCAGACCTTATTTATGGAACCTAGATCTGTCGTTGATTTGAACAACCAGCTTCAAGAAAAGAAAGCACAGGAAGCCCAGGAAATCGAACGCATTTTAAGACATTTATCAAATGAAGTAGCTGTTCATGCGAGCGAGCTGGACCAGAATGTCCGAACACTTGGAGAAATCGATGCCATTTCTGCAAGGGCAAAACTTGGAGAGGTCATGAAGGGGGCTCTGCCAAAACTGAATGCTGATGGATTCATTAAAATGCAGCAGGCACGCCATCCTTTAATTCCTGAAAATGAAGTGGTTGCCAATGATATTGAACTTGGTAAAGATTACACAGCGATCGTTATTACTGGTCCAAACACCGGTGGTAAAACAGTGACGCTTAAAATGCTTGGTCTCTGTACTTTAATGGCTCAGTCGGGTTTGCAAGTGCCCGCTCTGGATGGCTGTGAAATGGCCGTATTCAAGGACGTGTTTGCAGATATTGGGGATGAACAATCCATTGAACAGAATCTGAGTACTTTCTCATCTCACATGACAAATATTGTGGATATTCTTGAACGGGTGGATCATGAAGCACTTGTTCTGTTTGATGAACTAGGAGCTGGAACGGACCCGCAAGAAGGTGCCGCCTTGGCCATTTCTATTCTTGATGATGTCATATCACGCGGAGCACGCATCGTTGCGACCACACACTATCCTGAGTTGAAGGCATACGGCTACAATAGGGATCAGGTTATTAATGCCTCTGTGGAGTTCGATGTTGCCTCTTTACGGCCAACTTATCGGCTTTTACTCGGTGTTCCTGGAAGAAGTAATGCCTTTGATATATCTAAACGACTAGGGCTTGACGAAAGTATTATCAACCATGCGAAATCCCATATCGGGGTAGAGTCTAAAAATGTTGAAAACATGATTACTTCTCTAGAAAAATCCCGAAACCAGGCTGAGAAAGCCTACGAAGAAGCCCATTACGTTCTGGAAGAAAGCGAAAACTTGAAAAAAGATATTGAAAAAGCTTGGAACGAGTTTCAGCAAAAGAGAGAGCAGTTATATCAAAAAGCAGAAGAAAAGGCAGCCCAGGCCCTCAAAAATGCAAAAGAGGAAGCAGAAGCGATTGTCGAGGATATCAGACAAATGAAAACGGAAGCGGGCTTAAAGGAGCACAAGTGGATTGAAGCACAGAAAATGTTTGAATCAGCACAGCCTGAATTGACGGAACGAAAACCAGCAGCACCTTCCCCCGCAGCAGGAAAAGCCAAACAGATTGAGCCAGGTGATGATATTAAACTGTTAAGTGTAAACCAGCAAGGTGTTGTCTTAGAGAAAATTGATCAGGAAACATACCTCGTACAAGTGGGCATCATGAAGGTTAAGGTTAACCGTTCAGATATTCAGCCTATTAAACGCTCCAAGCAAGTTGAAGAAAAGCCAATGGCACGCGTTAAAGGAAGTGCTTATCATGTGGGAATCGAACTTGATTTGCGGGGAGAGCGCTATGAAGAAGCTATGATCAAACTCGAAAAATACATTGATGACGCACTATTGGCGGGACATTCTCAAGTCTCCATTATTCATGGAAAGGGAACGGGAGCTTTGAGAAATGGCGTGCAGGAATTTGCCAGAAACCACGCCCATATTTCCAATTACCGGGCAGGCAAGATGGAAGAAGGCGGGAGTGGCATCACCATATTACAGTTTGGTTAA